In Suricata suricatta isolate VVHF042 chromosome 14, meerkat_22Aug2017_6uvM2_HiC, whole genome shotgun sequence, one DNA window encodes the following:
- the LOC115277701 gene encoding hydroxycarboxylic acid receptor 2 has protein sequence MNLHQQQNHFLEIDKKNCCVFRDDFIANVLPPVLVLEFVFGLLGNGLALWIFCFHLKSWKSSRIFLFNLAVADFLLIICLPFLTDNYVRKWDWRFGDIPCRLMLFMLAMNRQGSIIFLTVVAVDRYFRVVHPHHALNKISNRTAAIISCLLWGVTIGLTGHLLHKKMVRNRDANLCSSFSICHTFRWHDAMFLLEFILPLGIILFCSARIVWSLRQRQMDRHAKIKRAINFIMVVAIVFIICFLPSVAVRIRIFWLLHTKGTKNCDVYSSVDLAFFITLSFTYMNSMLDPLVYYFSSPSFPNFFSTLINRCLRKKTPQEPDNNQSTSVELAGDLSTIRSAPDTLMAKPREPWNPSYPTPSSR, from the coding sequence ATGAACCTGCACCAGCAGCAGAATCATTTTCTGGAAATAGACAAGAAGAACTGCTGTGTGTTTCGGGATGACTTCATTGCCAATGTGTTGCCACCCGTGCTGGTGCTGGAGTTTGTGTTTGGGCTCCTGGGCAATGGCCTTGCCCTGTGGATTTTCTGCTTCCACCTCAAGTCCTGGAAATCCAGCCGGATTTTCCTGTTCAACCTGGCCGTGGCTGACTTTCTCCTGATCATCTGCCTGCCGTTCTTGACAGACAACTACGTGAGGAAGTGGGACTGGAGGTTTGGGGACATCCCTTGCCGGCTGATGCTCTTCATGTTGGCCATGAACCGCCAGGGCAGCATCATCTTCCTCACCGTGGTGGCCGTGGACAGGTATTTCCGGGTGGTGCATCCCCACCATGCTCTGAACAAGATCTCCAATCGGACAGCGGCCATCATCTCTTGCCTCCTGTGGGGGGTCACCATCGGCCTGACGGGGCACCTCCTGCACAAAAAGATGGTCAGGAATCGAGATGCGAATTTGTGCAGCAGCTTTAGCATCTGCCATACCTTCCGGTGGCATGATGCCATGTTCCTCCTGGAGTTCATCCTGCCCCTGGGCATCATCCTGTTCTGCTCGGCCAGAATTGTCTGGAGCCTGCGCCAGCGACAAATGGACAGACACGCCAAGATCAAGAGGGCCATCAACTTCATCATGGTGGTGGCCATCGTCTTCATCATCTGCTTCCTGCCCAGCGTGGCTGTGCGCATACGCATTTTCTGGCTCTTGCACACCAAGGGTACGAAGAACTGTGATGTCTACAGCTCGGTTGACCTGGCGTTTTTCATCACCCTCAGCTTCACCTACATGAACAGCATGCTGGACCCTTTGGTGTACTACTTCTCCAGCCCATCTTTTCCCAACTTCTTCTCCACCCTGATTAACCGCTGTCTGCGAAAGAAGACGCCACAAGAGCCAGACAATAACCAGAGCACAAGCGTGGAGCTCGCGGGGGATCTCAGTACCATCAGGAGTGCTCCAGACACTTTGATGGCCAAGCCCAGGGAGCCGTGGAACCCATCTTATCCGACCCCATCTTCTCGCTAA
- the HCAR1 gene encoding hydroxycarboxylic acid receptor 1, whose translation MDNGSCCLIEGDPISQVMPPLLILAFALGALGNGIALCGFCFYMKTWKPSTIYLFNLAVADFLLMICLPFRTDYYWRHRQWAFEDVPCRVALFMLAMNRAGSIVFLTVVAVDRYFKVVHPHHLVNAISNRTAAGIVCALWTVVILGTLYLLMENHLCVQDDTISCESFIMESANGWHDIMFQLEFFLPLGIILFCSGKIIWSLKQRRQLARQTRMKKAIRFIMVVAVVFTTCYLPSVSARLYFLWTVPSSACDPSVHVALHITLSFTYMNSMLDPLVYYFSSPSFPKFYTKLKIRSLRPRNPGRSKTRRSEEMPISNLCHKSCASVANSLQSQSDVQWDLQMC comes from the coding sequence ATGGACAACGGGTCGTGTTGCCTCATCGAGGGGGACCCCATCTCTCAGGTGATGCCGCCGCTGCTGATCCTCGCCTTCGCGCTCGGCGCCCTGGGCAACGGCATCGCCCTGTGTGGCTTCTGCTTCTACATGAAGACCTGGAAGCCGAGCACGATTTACCTTTTCAACCTGGCCGTGGCTGACTTCCTTCTCATGATCTGCCTGCCCTTTCGGACAGACTACTACTGGAGACACCGGCAGTGGGCCTTTGAGGATGTTCCCTGCCGGGTGGCCCTCTTCATGCTGGCCATGAACAGAGCCGGGAGCATCGTCTTCCTGACAGTTGTGGCTGTGGATAGGTACTTCAAAGTGGTCCACCCCCATCACTTGGTGAACGCCATCTCCAACCGGACCGCGGCTGGCATCGTGTGTGCCCTATGGACCGTGGTCATCCTGGGAACTCTCTATCTTTTGATGGAGAACCATCTGTGTGTGCAAGACGACACCATATCTTGTGAGAGCTTCATCATGGAGTCGGCCAACGGCTGGCACGACATCATGTTCCAGCTGGAGTTCTTCCTGCCCCTCGGCATCATCCTATTTTGCTCCGGCAAGATTATTTGGAGCCTGAAGCAGAGGCGGCAGCTGGCCCGGCAGACTCGGATGAAGAAGGCCATCCGGTTCATCATGGTGGTGGCAGTTGTGTTCACCACGTGCTACCTGCCCAGCGTCTCGGCCAGGCTGTATTTCCTCTGGACGGTGCCCTCGAGTGCCTGTGACCCCTCTGTCCACGTAGCCCTCCACATCACCCTCAGCTTCACCTACATGAACAGCATGCTGGACCCGCTGGTGTATTATTTTTCGAgtccctccttccccaaattcTACACCAAGCTCAAAATCCGCAGTTTGAGACCCAGGAATCCAGGGCGCTCCAAGACCCGGAGGTCGGAAGAGATGCCAATTTCGAACCTCTGTCACAAGAGTTGTGCCAGTGTGGCAAACAGCCTCCAGAGCCAATCCGACGTCCAATGGGATCTCCAAATGTGTTGA